One Sediminibacillus dalangtanensis genomic region harbors:
- the wecB gene encoding non-hydrolyzing UDP-N-acetylglucosamine 2-epimerase → MDKPIKVMTIFGTRPEAIKMAPLILELRKRPQEFESIVTVTAQHREMLDQVLEIFDISPDFDLDIMKKKQSLTEITNRALEGLDNVMKEAEPDIVLVHGDTTTTFAASLAAFYNQIAVGHVEAGLRTWDKYSPYPEEMNRQLTGIMADLHFSPTEKSKQNLLHENKPEERIFVTGNTAIDALKTTVGESYQSEVLDSLNGKRLVLMTAHRRENLGENMQQMFRAIKRLVETHEDIHVVYPVHLNPVIQKTANEILGNDKRIQLIEPLSVVDFHNFASRAHLILTDSGGVQEEAPSLGVPVLVLRDTTERPEGIDAGTLKLAGTDEENIFNLANELLSDSEAHKKMARSSNPYGDGQASKRIADAIAGYFQAE, encoded by the coding sequence TTGGACAAGCCTATTAAAGTGATGACAATATTCGGAACGAGACCAGAAGCAATAAAAATGGCTCCATTAATTTTAGAGCTAAGAAAACGTCCACAAGAATTTGAATCAATTGTAACAGTGACTGCTCAGCATCGAGAAATGTTGGATCAAGTACTGGAAATATTCGATATCTCACCAGATTTTGACTTAGATATAATGAAGAAGAAGCAATCACTTACAGAGATTACAAATAGAGCGTTGGAAGGCTTGGATAATGTTATGAAGGAAGCAGAGCCGGACATTGTATTGGTACACGGAGACACGACGACAACCTTTGCTGCCTCTTTAGCTGCATTTTATAACCAAATTGCAGTAGGTCATGTGGAAGCGGGTTTACGAACTTGGGATAAATATTCACCATATCCTGAAGAAATGAATCGACAACTAACAGGTATTATGGCAGATTTGCACTTTTCACCTACCGAAAAGTCCAAACAAAACCTGCTACATGAAAATAAACCAGAAGAACGAATTTTTGTTACAGGGAATACAGCAATTGATGCATTAAAAACTACCGTGGGTGAATCTTATCAAAGTGAAGTTTTAGATTCCTTAAATGGTAAACGATTAGTTTTAATGACAGCTCACCGGAGAGAAAACTTGGGAGAAAATATGCAGCAGATGTTCCGTGCAATTAAACGATTAGTGGAAACGCATGAGGATATTCATGTCGTATATCCTGTGCATTTAAATCCAGTGATTCAAAAAACAGCTAATGAGATATTAGGAAACGATAAAAGAATTCAATTGATAGAGCCTTTAAGTGTAGTAGATTTTCATAATTTCGCTTCACGTGCTCATTTGATTTTGACTGATTCTGGTGGTGTGCAGGAAGAAGCACCATCGCTTGGAGTTCCTGTTCTAGTTCTACGTGACACAACTGAACGACCGGAAGGGATTGATGCCGGTACCTTGAAGTTAGCAGGAACAGATGAGGAAAACATTTTTAACCTGGCTAATGAACTGTTATCTGATTCGGAAGCCCATAAAAAAATGGCTCGTTCATCCAATCCTTATGGCGATGGACAAGCTTCCAAACGGATTGCAGATGCCATTGCCGGATATTTTCAAGCAGAGTAA
- a CDS encoding LCP family glycopolymer transferase: MKRSEYKKKPRRLWVKILLTFVILLVAGTGAFVYSIYHNTKQTVANKITQPIDSIDTTVGKKKVKDQEPLNILLLGVDERENDVGRSDAMMVLSLDPKKDSMELVSIPRDTRTEIVGKGTQDKINHAYAFGGVDMSVNTVENFLGIELDYYVRLNMEGLTELVGAVGGITVENELEFTRNGYHYPLGEIELSEEETLDYVRMRKQDPNGDFGRNERQRKVIQGIVNKGASVGSVNKIDDIVQVLGNNMASNLDFDDMQNLLLNYRDTRKNINTYQMQGTGTKIDGIYYYVIDDTEIAKVKEMISPN, translated from the coding sequence ATGAAACGTTCTGAATATAAGAAAAAGCCCAGAAGATTATGGGTTAAGATCTTGTTGACTTTTGTTATACTACTAGTGGCAGGCACGGGGGCTTTTGTTTATTCTATTTATCATAATACAAAACAAACCGTTGCAAATAAAATCACCCAGCCAATTGATTCTATTGATACAACGGTTGGTAAGAAGAAAGTAAAAGATCAGGAACCACTTAACATATTATTGCTTGGGGTGGATGAAAGAGAAAACGATGTAGGCCGCTCGGATGCAATGATGGTGCTATCACTAGATCCAAAGAAAGATAGTATGGAACTTGTAAGTATTCCAAGAGATACAAGAACAGAAATAGTTGGTAAAGGAACCCAAGATAAGATTAATCATGCCTATGCTTTTGGAGGCGTAGATATGTCGGTTAACACTGTTGAAAACTTTCTTGGGATTGAGTTAGATTACTATGTTCGCTTGAATATGGAAGGTTTGACAGAATTAGTCGGTGCGGTTGGAGGAATCACCGTAGAAAATGAATTAGAGTTCACTCGCAATGGGTACCATTATCCTCTCGGAGAAATTGAGTTAAGTGAAGAGGAAACGTTAGATTACGTTAGAATGCGTAAACAGGATCCAAATGGTGATTTCGGACGTAATGAACGACAAAGGAAAGTAATTCAAGGAATAGTTAACAAAGGGGCTTCCGTAGGCTCTGTAAATAAAATAGATGATATCGTGCAAGTGCTAGGAAATAATATGGCTAGCAATCTGGACTTTGACGATATGCAGAACCTCTTGCTTAATTATAGGGATACCAGAAAAAATATTAACACTTATCAAATGCAAGGTACAGGAACGAAAATAGACGGCATCTACTATTATGTAATTGATGATACTGAAATTGCTAAGGTCAAAGAGATGATTAGTCCCAATTAA
- a CDS encoding SH3 domain-containing protein — MVKDIFKGQYFIFSLFLFFLIIPFTVTAEPNGEYQDTGELELFKTTENLTIGDFSVIDSTYLFGYETENGIKIQYSNTNKIIPSESLMKVGSDENVSGLFELETTGTQLLSKGDPLYTATNKESPAGSVLKEIEYPVYEDDEGHPIIYIGNVSFYLAESESSDAVGTTDTENSVSSGDKEVTNEKEMTDSSSDETSIVETEQGSSKGTTEELSEEPVVQEKTDPEETAIDEDAGMESSEKESVSETEPDTSTDKSSEELNQEETSSTVASTSTKEEEKEKQLETQSFTKMMVQSVDSWENSDADYFKVTTSTTVYDNRGDGALRPMGQLLEGQVYPRVSDYGNWHRINFGGIYGYVRKSDTVPDDGSSLRNENSKYTNQSRTFETLKEVSVYDNSSGSLTPFGQISKGEHYALAGDYGNWWRILFSDRVGYVRKAEVKAETKPTDNYFRVYTANIPVYDNRSGSLKKVGELKKGESYPIEKDYGNWWRVQFGDFYGYVRKSDTGYATKTEIPNLNDEYTNIAHKLETEQQVEVYDNTSGSLIPFGKIDKGQLFPIATDYGNWWRILYLDRIGYVRKNNVSLRYASYDDYFKAEEDLPIYDNRGSGSLKKVGEVEKGKVYSRVSDYGNWHRIQFGDYYGYVEKFATSPDSGTSVKNKNESYSNQDRRFETLNDVTIYDNSTGSLQAVGKIEKGEMYPIATDYGNWWRVLYSDQVGYVRKNSVKAEFKSGDNYFRVFKDNLPVYDNSGTWLEKVGELKKGQSYPIVKDYGNWWRIHFGDIYGYVRKADTGYATKTEIPNLNNKYSNSDSDLVAKDKVTVYDNTSGSLVAFANLEAGTIFPIASDYGKWWRVVFADRVGFVNKEEVDIYGISKTIYNLTLEKAIELQMKVNPQTDQNYGYVSKSYINSNNEVTASALNVRGGPGTNYKEIGMLYNGDKVSILGEYDGWYQIKFNGNAQWVTASEEDVQYYLDPNNFLENSRQKFQFLDLGKASGATASELNSYLSGNGILSGKGQYFIEASKTHGVNDVYLVSHASLETGNGGSPLATGVEVGKDKSGNLVLVNSSNRSSLRDIRTTYNMYGIGAVDGNAYEGGAFRAYKEGWFSPEEAIIGGAQFIGNSYIKVGQNTLYKMRWNPDAMERYGYATHQYASDIGWAYKQVGSMYNLYQEIGLTTLYLDVPVYN; from the coding sequence ATGGTCAAAGATATATTTAAAGGTCAGTATTTTATTTTTTCTTTGTTTTTATTTTTTCTAATCATCCCTTTTACTGTAACAGCCGAACCGAATGGAGAATATCAGGATACGGGAGAATTAGAGCTATTCAAGACCACGGAAAACTTGACGATTGGTGACTTTTCTGTAATCGATTCAACTTATCTCTTCGGTTACGAAACCGAAAACGGGATTAAAATTCAGTACAGTAATACGAATAAAATAATCCCTAGTGAATCACTTATGAAAGTTGGCTCAGATGAAAATGTATCTGGGTTGTTTGAGTTAGAGACTACTGGCACTCAGTTACTATCAAAGGGAGATCCTTTGTACACAGCGACTAATAAAGAAAGCCCTGCTGGTTCCGTTCTGAAAGAAATAGAGTACCCGGTGTATGAGGACGATGAAGGGCATCCTATCATTTACATAGGAAATGTTTCATTTTATCTGGCAGAAAGCGAAAGCTCCGATGCAGTTGGGACTACCGATACGGAGAATTCTGTATCATCAGGGGACAAGGAAGTCACGAATGAAAAAGAGATGACAGATTCGTCGTCTGATGAAACTTCTATCGTGGAAACGGAACAGGGCTCTTCCAAGGGAACGACTGAAGAACTTTCTGAAGAACCAGTAGTCCAGGAGAAGACTGATCCGGAAGAAACGGCGATCGATGAGGACGCAGGAATGGAGTCTTCAGAAAAGGAAAGTGTCTCGGAAACAGAACCGGATACAAGTACTGATAAATCTTCGGAAGAACTTAATCAGGAAGAGACTTCTTCCACGGTCGCTTCGACCTCGACAAAGGAAGAGGAAAAGGAAAAGCAGCTGGAGACCCAGTCATTTACGAAGATGATGGTTCAAAGCGTGGATTCTTGGGAAAACTCGGATGCCGATTACTTCAAGGTGACGACCAGTACCACTGTTTACGACAATCGAGGTGACGGAGCCTTAAGGCCGATGGGACAATTACTGGAAGGCCAGGTCTATCCTCGTGTCAGTGATTACGGAAACTGGCACCGGATTAATTTCGGTGGTATATATGGATATGTAAGAAAGTCGGATACGGTTCCGGATGATGGTAGTTCCTTACGGAATGAAAATAGTAAATACACCAATCAATCTCGAACCTTTGAGACATTGAAAGAGGTTTCCGTATACGACAATTCATCGGGGAGCCTGACTCCTTTCGGCCAAATCTCTAAAGGAGAACACTATGCCTTGGCAGGGGATTACGGCAACTGGTGGAGAATCCTGTTTTCTGATCGGGTAGGTTATGTGAGGAAAGCAGAAGTGAAGGCGGAAACGAAGCCGACCGATAACTATTTCCGTGTTTATACGGCTAACATTCCCGTTTATGATAACCGTAGCGGTTCTCTCAAAAAAGTCGGGGAATTGAAGAAGGGTGAGTCTTACCCAATTGAAAAAGATTACGGCAACTGGTGGAGAGTTCAGTTCGGTGATTTTTATGGTTATGTCCGCAAATCGGATACAGGTTACGCCACAAAAACAGAGATTCCGAATCTGAATGATGAATATACCAATATAGCGCATAAATTGGAGACAGAACAACAAGTAGAGGTATATGATAACACTTCAGGGAGCCTGATTCCTTTCGGAAAAATAGATAAAGGTCAGCTATTCCCCATCGCAACGGATTATGGGAATTGGTGGCGAATCCTTTATTTGGATCGGATAGGCTATGTCCGGAAAAATAATGTAAGCCTCCGATACGCCAGCTATGACGATTACTTTAAAGCCGAAGAGGATTTGCCAATATACGATAATAGAGGCAGCGGTTCTCTCAAAAAAGTAGGCGAAGTAGAAAAAGGTAAAGTATACAGCAGAGTGAGTGACTACGGAAACTGGCACCGTATTCAGTTCGGAGATTACTATGGATATGTAGAAAAGTTCGCTACATCGCCGGACAGTGGTACATCGGTTAAGAATAAAAATGAGAGTTACTCTAATCAAGACCGAAGGTTTGAAACCCTGAACGATGTCACCATTTATGACAATTCGACAGGCAGCTTACAAGCAGTCGGAAAGATTGAAAAAGGAGAAATGTACCCGATTGCCACCGATTATGGCAACTGGTGGCGAGTTCTCTATTCCGACCAAGTGGGCTATGTACGTAAAAATAGCGTAAAAGCCGAGTTCAAATCCGGAGACAACTACTTCCGAGTATTCAAGGATAATTTGCCCGTTTACGATAATAGCGGGACTTGGTTGGAGAAGGTAGGAGAGTTGAAAAAAGGACAATCATACCCAATAGTAAAAGATTATGGGAATTGGTGGAGAATCCATTTCGGTGATATTTACGGTTATGTACGTAAAGCAGATACAGGTTATGCGACTAAAACGGAAATACCAAATTTAAATAATAAGTATTCGAATTCAGATAGTGATCTTGTGGCGAAAGATAAAGTAACTGTCTACGACAATACTTCAGGAAGTTTAGTTGCTTTTGCTAACCTAGAAGCTGGTACTATTTTTCCGATTGCATCTGATTATGGAAAATGGTGGAGGGTAGTGTTTGCGGACCGAGTTGGTTTTGTGAACAAAGAAGAAGTTGATATTTATGGAATTAGCAAAACGATTTACAATCTAACTCTTGAAAAGGCTATCGAATTGCAAATGAAAGTAAACCCGCAGACCGATCAAAATTACGGCTATGTATCCAAATCATATATTAATAGTAATAATGAAGTTACTGCCAGTGCTCTCAATGTACGTGGCGGACCAGGAACAAATTATAAAGAAATAGGAATGTTATATAACGGGGATAAAGTAAGTATTCTAGGTGAATATGATGGTTGGTATCAGATTAAGTTTAATGGGAACGCTCAATGGGTGACAGCCAGTGAAGAGGATGTTCAGTACTATCTAGACCCAAACAACTTTTTGGAAAACAGCCGTCAAAAATTTCAATTCTTAGATTTAGGAAAAGCTAGTGGGGCAACAGCATCAGAACTAAATAGTTACTTGTCAGGAAATGGAATATTGTCTGGAAAGGGACAATATTTTATAGAAGCAAGTAAGACTCATGGAGTAAACGATGTCTATCTAGTATCCCATGCATCTCTAGAAACAGGTAATGGAGGTTCACCTCTAGCTACTGGGGTTGAAGTAGGTAAAGACAAATCTGGTAATTTGGTGTTAGTTAATTCTAGTAATCGCAGTAGTTTACGAGATATTAGAACAACGTATAATATGTATGGTATTGGAGCTGTTGACGGGAATGCATATGAAGGAGGTGCATTTCGTGCTTACAAAGAAGGCTGGTTCAGTCCTGAGGAGGCCATCATAGGAGGAGCCCAGTTTATTGGGAATAGTTATATAAAGGTTGGTCAAAATACCTTATATAAAATGCGTTGGAATCCGGATGCTATGGAAAGGTATGGATATGCCACCCACCAATATGCATCAGATATTGGCTGGGCTTATAAACAAGTAGGTTCCATGTACAATTTATATCAAGAGATTGGATTAACAACTTTATATTTGGACGTACCAGTATATAATTAA
- a CDS encoding Two component regulator three Y domain-containing protein gives MSVLKGEKIFNAEKSVKYFFQKSYKKTNHLVIVFSAFSPIGKPPKYNYISTLEGFDCNKLFILDDFGSRASYYLCQNRDFLIERSVYKLIQWIIKENNIENVMACGSSKGGYAALYYGIKYGFDHIIVASPQYYLGDYLLDQTNSIDVVDFLSGSSNEEDKKFLNNIMYVMISETNNRPNIFIHLGKGETHYQNHVQPLLTQFEKFHFNYELDLGNYSDHKDVALFYPEILKRKVRNVYGYPLIKFKKLVEGNIPQNTKVTFEVETDGEDNKVAWYLYLDGKKIDVKNYTLDRTYEVMFAKKGQYKVRSFVINKEGFKISATTNKIVVE, from the coding sequence GTGTCAGTGTTAAAAGGAGAAAAAATATTTAATGCTGAGAAAAGTGTCAAATATTTTTTTCAAAAGTCTTATAAAAAAACCAATCATTTAGTGATTGTTTTTTCTGCATTTTCTCCAATTGGCAAACCTCCAAAATACAACTACATATCTACCTTAGAGGGTTTTGATTGTAATAAACTCTTTATTTTAGATGATTTTGGAAGTCGTGCTAGCTATTACTTGTGCCAAAATAGAGATTTTTTGATTGAGAGATCAGTATATAAGTTAATTCAATGGATTATAAAAGAGAACAACATCGAAAATGTTATGGCTTGCGGTTCAAGTAAAGGTGGATATGCTGCCTTGTATTACGGTATAAAATACGGATTTGACCATATCATTGTAGCTTCTCCTCAATATTACTTAGGAGATTACCTTCTTGACCAAACTAATTCTATAGACGTTGTCGATTTCTTATCAGGTTCAAGTAATGAAGAGGATAAGAAATTTCTTAATAACATTATGTATGTAATGATTTCCGAAACGAATAACAGGCCAAACATCTTTATTCATTTAGGTAAGGGTGAAACTCACTATCAGAATCACGTACAACCATTGCTCACCCAATTTGAGAAGTTTCATTTTAATTATGAGTTGGATTTAGGGAATTATAGTGATCATAAAGATGTCGCACTTTTTTATCCAGAAATTCTAAAAAGAAAAGTAAGGAATGTTTATGGTTATCCATTAATCAAATTTAAAAAACTGGTTGAAGGGAATATACCGCAAAACACGAAAGTTACGTTTGAGGTTGAAACAGATGGCGAAGATAACAAAGTAGCATGGTATCTTTACTTAGACGGCAAAAAAATAGATGTTAAAAATTATACATTAGACAGGACCTATGAAGTCATGTTCGCAAAAAAGGGACAGTATAAGGTGAGATCTTTTGTGATAAACAAAGAAGGTTTTAAGATATCGGCGACAACAAATAAAATAGTAGTAGAATAA
- a CDS encoding heparinase II/III domain-containing protein encodes MKKWCLFYCNILLLSFVLIFIPFNIDVAAQTSEENETYNLYCTNEKIELNDSVSMNKDVCLYGKENNDQLLIQFHNDYREIPLDKLTKKSTEKSSLNLQQESHLLIINSGTSIYLDKECRTLSGIFLKETEYPVYEDNEGGLIIYIGDVPFYLANDEDVTFPKAQENEEVTNEKETTDSSSDETSIVETEQGSSKGTTEELSEEPVVQEKTDPEETAIDEDAGMESSEKESVSETEPDTSTDKSSEELNQEETSSTVASTSTKEEEKEKQLETQSFTKMMVQSVDSWENSDADYFKVTTSTTVYDNRGDGALRPMGQLLEGQVYPRVSDYGNWHRINFGGIYGYVRKSDTVPDDGSSLRNENSKYTNQSRTFETLKEVSVYDNSSGSLTPFGQISKGEHYALAGDYGNWWRILFSDRVGYVRKAEVKAETKPTDNYFRVYTANIPVYDNRSGSLKKVGELKKGESYPIEKDYGNWWRVQFGDFYGYVRKSDTGYATKTEIPNLNDEYTNIAHKLETEQQVEVYDNTSGSLIPFGKIDKGQLFPIATDYGNWWRILYLDRIGYVRKNNVSLRYASYDDYFKAEEDLPIYDNRGSGSLKKVGEVEKGKVYSRVSDYGNWHRIQFGDYYGYVEKFATSPDSGTSVKNKNESYSNQDRRFETLNDVTIYDNSTGSLQAVGKIEKGEMYPIATDYGNWWRVLYSDQVGYVRKNSVKAESKSGDNYFQVYQDNLPVYDNSKGYLTKIGQLEKGQAYPISGDYGNWFKVKFGDKYAYIRKRDVGYSTGKEIRNLNKNYTNSDKSFLVLKNTRVYDNTSGELIPIGELERGTVYPIATDYGNWWRIIYLDRVGYVNKSQLKDYENRTYDEIVQEYRNKDTSSSVSRIKSFFVSPSSNYLIVADNILSDLYKISSYGTFDFSTGIPWGETPVKGKEMSRSYYRALHGQFYLNDLIEAYKKTGNEEYIQKGYEIIKDWIDNNPYGNPAHDLSWHDEGTAKRLITWLNYFDSAKSTLNKEQLKFLFSHMIEHADILLTDDFHTTNTNHGMFQDEALIAFGDYFDSFSKSSLYSLIGKKRLQDYFDFIVSREGVHLEHSPGYHQIVANSVKGYKDFFHANGDDTQYHYYKNLYDKMADYYAWIIKPDGTLPLIGDTFSEVEPSTTLWQDNEYYQYSLTQGKDGIMPNNTSVVFEDAGYAIFRDEWNKGIDATYIHFTAAYHTDYHKHSDDLSVWIYAKGHDLITEAGPNGYDYDLPFTEFGYSSYAHNTLIVNDSGLPRTDGKYDSTYLSDYYIDDKLSSVTGVNKRYEDVQHTRNLKYEKNSQKITVNDTITSNKENNYKLIWNLAEGVVPQIQGNTVKLMINGEEIASMEVNSASNLTIKAIKGQTEPNITGWHLDRGEDPVPTHTIIIETQEINTEIETAFYL; translated from the coding sequence CCGAAAAGTCTTCTTTAAATCTTCAGCAAGAATCTCATTTGCTGATAATTAATAGCGGGACAAGCATTTATTTAGATAAGGAATGCAGGACTTTATCTGGTATATTTTTAAAGGAAACAGAGTACCCAGTGTATGAGGACAATGAAGGTGGACTCATCATTTACATAGGAGATGTGCCATTTTACTTGGCCAACGATGAGGATGTTACTTTCCCTAAAGCACAAGAAAATGAGGAAGTCACGAATGAAAAAGAGACGACAGACTCGTCGTCTGATGAAACTTCTATCGTGGAAACGGAACAGGGCTCTTCCAAGGGAACGACTGAAGAGCTTTCTGAAGAACCAGTAGTCCAGGAGAAGACTGATCCGGAAGAAACGGCGATCGATGAGGACGCAGGAATGGAGTCTTCAGAAAAGGAAAGTGTCTCGGAAACAGAACCGGATACAAGTACTGATAAATCTTCGGAAGAACTTAATCAGGAAGAGACTTCTTCCACGGTCGCTTCGACCTCGACAAAGGAAGAGGAAAAGGAAAAGCAGCTGGAGACCCAGTCATTTACGAAGATGATGGTTCAAAGCGTGGATTCTTGGGAAAACTCGGATGCCGATTACTTCAAGGTGACGACCAGTACCACTGTTTACGACAATCGAGGTGACGGAGCCTTAAGGCCGATGGGACAATTACTGGAAGGCCAGGTCTATCCTCGTGTCAGTGATTACGGAAACTGGCACCGGATTAATTTCGGTGGTATATATGGATATGTAAGAAAGTCGGATACGGTTCCGGATGATGGTAGTTCCTTACGGAATGAAAATAGTAAATACACCAATCAATCTCGAACCTTTGAGACATTGAAAGAGGTTTCCGTATACGACAATTCATCGGGGAGCCTGACTCCTTTCGGCCAAATCTCTAAAGGAGAACACTATGCCTTGGCAGGGGATTACGGCAACTGGTGGAGAATCCTGTTTTCTGATCGGGTAGGTTATGTGAGGAAAGCAGAAGTGAAGGCGGAAACGAAGCCGACCGATAACTATTTCCGTGTTTATACGGCTAACATTCCCGTTTATGATAACCGTAGCGGTTCTCTCAAAAAAGTCGGGGAATTGAAGAAGGGTGAGTCTTACCCAATTGAAAAAGATTACGGCAACTGGTGGAGAGTTCAGTTCGGTGATTTTTATGGTTATGTCCGCAAATCGGATACAGGTTACGCCACAAAAACAGAGATTCCGAATCTGAATGATGAATATACCAATATAGCGCATAAATTGGAGACAGAACAACAAGTAGAGGTATATGATAACACTTCAGGGAGCCTGATTCCTTTCGGAAAAATAGATAAAGGTCAGCTATTCCCCATCGCAACGGATTATGGGAATTGGTGGCGAATCCTTTATTTGGATCGGATAGGCTATGTCCGGAAAAATAATGTAAGCCTCCGATACGCCAGCTATGACGATTACTTTAAAGCCGAAGAGGATTTGCCAATATACGATAATAGAGGCAGCGGTTCTCTCAAAAAAGTAGGCGAAGTAGAAAAAGGTAAAGTATACAGCAGAGTGAGTGACTACGGAAACTGGCACCGTATTCAGTTCGGAGATTACTATGGATATGTAGAAAAGTTCGCTACATCGCCGGACAGTGGTACATCGGTTAAGAATAAAAATGAGAGTTACTCTAATCAAGACCGAAGGTTTGAAACCCTGAACGATGTCACCATTTATGACAATTCGACAGGCAGCTTACAAGCAGTCGGAAAGATTGAAAAAGGAGAAATGTACCCGATTGCCACCGATTATGGCAACTGGTGGCGAGTTCTCTATTCCGACCAAGTGGGCTATGTACGTAAAAATAGCGTAAAAGCCGAATCCAAAAGCGGTGATAATTATTTCCAAGTCTATCAGGATAATTTGCCCGTTTATGATAATAGTAAAGGATATCTAACGAAAATCGGACAATTGGAGAAGGGACAAGCGTATCCTATTAGTGGTGACTATGGAAATTGGTTCAAAGTTAAATTTGGTGATAAGTATGCTTATATCCGGAAAAGGGATGTAGGCTATTCTACCGGAAAAGAAATTAGAAACTTGAACAAAAATTATACAAATTCTGATAAGAGTTTTTTGGTTTTAAAAAACACTCGGGTCTATGATAATACTTCAGGAGAATTAATTCCTATCGGGGAGCTGGAAAGAGGTACTGTTTATCCAATAGCTACTGATTATGGTAATTGGTGGCGCATTATCTATTTGGATAGGGTAGGGTATGTCAATAAGTCTCAGTTGAAGGATTACGAAAATAGAACTTATGATGAAATTGTTCAAGAGTATAGAAACAAAGATACTTCTAGTTCTGTAAGTCGAATAAAATCTTTCTTCGTATCACCAAGCAGTAATTATTTAATCGTCGCAGATAATATTCTTAGTGATTTATACAAAATTTCTAGTTATGGAACTTTTGATTTTTCCACAGGAATTCCATGGGGAGAAACTCCTGTCAAAGGTAAAGAAATGTCTCGATCTTATTATCGGGCACTCCACGGTCAATTCTATCTCAATGATTTAATTGAAGCTTATAAAAAAACTGGCAATGAGGAGTACATTCAAAAAGGATATGAGATTATTAAAGATTGGATAGATAATAATCCATACGGAAATCCTGCTCATGATTTGTCCTGGCATGATGAGGGAACTGCCAAAAGATTGATAACATGGCTGAATTACTTTGATTCTGCTAAATCTACATTGAATAAAGAACAGCTGAAGTTCCTATTCTCTCACATGATAGAACATGCAGACATTTTACTAACTGATGACTTTCATACAACCAATACAAACCACGGTATGTTCCAGGATGAGGCATTAATAGCGTTTGGAGACTATTTTGATAGTTTTTCAAAGAGTTCATTATATTCCCTTATAGGAAAGAAACGGCTACAAGATTACTTCGATTTTATTGTTTCGCGAGAAGGCGTCCATTTGGAACATTCACCAGGGTACCATCAAATTGTAGCGAATTCTGTGAAAGGATATAAAGATTTTTTCCATGCTAATGGAGATGACACCCAATATCATTATTATAAAAATCTATATGATAAGATGGCAGATTACTATGCATGGATAATCAAGCCTGATGGAACATTGCCTTTGATTGGGGATACGTTTAGTGAAGTAGAACCTTCTACCACTCTGTGGCAGGATAATGAGTATTATCAGTACTCTTTGACTCAAGGCAAAGATGGAATAATGCCAAATAATACTAGTGTGGTATTTGAAGATGCAGGATATGCGATATTTAGAGATGAATGGAACAAAGGTATAGATGCAACATATATTCATTTTACCGCAGCTTATCATACGGATTACCACAAACACTCGGATGATTTAAGTGTATGGATTTATGCAAAAGGACATGACCTTATAACAGAAGCGGGACCAAATGGATATGATTATGACTTACCTTTTACAGAATTTGGTTACTCGTCATATGCTCATAACACACTGATCGTAAATGATTCCGGTCTTCCTAGAACGGATGGTAAGTATGACTCTACATACTTATCAGATTACTATATCGATGATAAATTAAGTAGTGTTACTGGAGTAAACAAACGTTATGAAGATGTCCAACATACAAGGAATTTGAAATATGAAAAAAATTCACAAAAAATAACTGTAAACGATACAATCACTTCTAACAAAGAAAACAACTATAAACTTATTTGGAATCTAGCAGAAGGTGTAGTGCCGCAAATTCAAGGAAATACAGTCAAACTGATGATTAACGGGGAAGAAATAGCATCTATGGAAGTCAATAGCGCAAGTAATTTGACTATTAAAGCCATAAAGGGTCAAACAGAGCCTAATATTACGGGATGGCATTTGGATAGGGGAGAAGATCCGGTCCCGACCCATACAATAATAATAGAAACACAAGAAATAAATACTGAAATTGAAACTGCTTTTTATCTATAG